The following coding sequences lie in one Leucoraja erinacea ecotype New England chromosome 20, Leri_hhj_1, whole genome shotgun sequence genomic window:
- the cep20 gene encoding lisH domain-containing protein FOPNL isoform X1, translated as MATVSELKAVLKETLEKRGVMGQLKARIRAEVFSALDDQSEPRPPLSHENLLINELIREYLEFNKYKYTASVLTAEAGQPEIPLERQFLVNELNIVEDTSIKTVPLLYGILAHFVNENKEDGVKSLAKTTSLPNIKKVILREPNDKCSPGDLPESSRLIGRSFEDPFVLKGGHS; from the exons ATGGCGACCGTTAGCGAGCTGAAAGCCG TTCTAAAAGAGACCTTAGAAAAGAGAGGTGTGATGGGTCAACTAAAAGCCAGAATTCGAGCTGAGGTTTTTAGTGCCCTGGATGATCAGAGCGAACCAAGGCCTCCACTGTCACATGAAAACCTTCTTATTAATGAGCTCATCCGTGAATATCTTGAGTTTAATAAATACAAATATACAGCATCAGTGCTTACAGCAG aggctgGCCAACCTGAGATACCTTTAGAGAGACAGTTTCTAGTGAATGAGCTGAATATTGTTGAAGATACAAGCATAAAAACTGT CCCTTTACTGTATGGAATTCTAGCTCATTTTGTCAATGAGAACAAGGAGGATGGAGTAAAATCTCTTGCTAAAACTACATCGTTGCCAAATATAAAGAAAGTGATTTTAAGAGAGCCAAATGATAAGTGCAGTCCAG ggGACTTGCCTGAATCTAGTAGATTAATTGGAAGAAGCTTTGAAgacccctttgttctcaaaggtGGACATTCATAA
- the cep20 gene encoding lisH domain-containing protein FOPNL isoform X2: MATVSELKAVLKETLEKRGVMGQLKARIRAEVFSALDDQSEPRPPLSHENLLINELIREYLEFNKYKYTASVLTAEAGQPEIPLERQFLVNELNIVEDTSIKTV; the protein is encoded by the exons ATGGCGACCGTTAGCGAGCTGAAAGCCG TTCTAAAAGAGACCTTAGAAAAGAGAGGTGTGATGGGTCAACTAAAAGCCAGAATTCGAGCTGAGGTTTTTAGTGCCCTGGATGATCAGAGCGAACCAAGGCCTCCACTGTCACATGAAAACCTTCTTATTAATGAGCTCATCCGTGAATATCTTGAGTTTAATAAATACAAATATACAGCATCAGTGCTTACAGCAG aggctgGCCAACCTGAGATACCTTTAGAGAGACAGTTTCTAGTGAATGAGCTGAATATTGTTGAAGATACAAGCATAAAAACTGTGTAA